A genomic segment from Pseudomonadota bacterium encodes:
- a CDS encoding MmcQ/YjbR family DNA-binding protein, whose product MTYDEFNAFCASLPATSHVVQWGGSDVWKVGEKVFAIGGWDDGDGARFTFKVSKIAYEMLKQQPGLRPAPYLASRGMSWIQHYAEPGLTDDELKDYLTESHRLASLNLTKKRQRELGLNQG is encoded by the coding sequence ATGACGTATGACGAGTTCAACGCGTTCTGCGCCTCCTTGCCGGCGACCAGCCATGTCGTCCAATGGGGCGGCTCCGACGTCTGGAAGGTCGGCGAGAAGGTCTTCGCCATCGGCGGCTGGGACGACGGCGACGGAGCGCGTTTCACCTTCAAGGTCTCCAAGATCGCGTATGAAATGCTGAAGCAGCAGCCGGGCTTGAGGCCCGCCCCCTATCTTGCCTCGCGCGGCATGAGCTGGATCCAGCACTACGCCGAACCCGGCCTCACCGACGACGAGCTCAAGGACTATCTCACCGAATCCCACCGCCTGGCGTCCTTGAACCTGACCAAGAAAAGGCAACGCGAACTCGGCTTGAATCAGGGCTAG
- a CDS encoding MFS transporter, with the protein MDDRYAKKWRALVGISLLSFIVFMDYGIVNTILPGIQADLLASVGQLQWVMNVFFMTLAMFMVTMGRLGDIYGRRRVLYIGTAIFGVASAVCGAAPNPEILIAARAVQGTTAAVGLACAASLVTHAFPEEESGRAMGFFMSITAVGMAIGPVIGGFFLSFLSWRWAFYVNIPVIIAGFLVCRGAVPETPRLVAEKIDVWGLAFLIPGIGVMVLAIMQGNTWGWGSGVMIALYAATLVCLVGFVVAEQRVASPIVDFKLFRHPWFISSVFAGLGLGGFIGIGTFMPALYLINIQGMPAYAAGLMLMPITLLVMIIPPAIGKLVDARGPMGFVILGAVILVISACVQIFYLPASPVWFILTGLILFGLGWGFQQASTAVAATSALPPESAGLALGSLWTFWNIASSITLAVGGMILRILDQSRLDASLAANNITLSDHEKHVIRSLLSDPSRAEQTLGELPAKLSTEIAPLFHDSFMDGYSGAMTFLAIWCAVCLIGCVLTAMRGKKPVS; encoded by the coding sequence ATGGACGATCGTTACGCGAAGAAGTGGCGGGCGCTGGTCGGCATCAGCCTGCTGTCGTTCATCGTTTTCATGGACTACGGCATCGTCAACACGATCCTGCCGGGCATCCAGGCCGATCTCCTGGCAAGCGTCGGCCAACTGCAATGGGTCATGAACGTCTTCTTCATGACGCTGGCCATGTTCATGGTGACCATGGGGCGTCTGGGCGACATCTATGGCCGCCGGCGCGTGCTCTACATCGGTACGGCGATCTTCGGCGTCGCCTCGGCTGTGTGCGGCGCGGCGCCGAACCCTGAGATCCTGATCGCCGCGCGCGCGGTGCAGGGCACAACCGCCGCCGTCGGCCTTGCCTGCGCCGCGTCGCTGGTGACCCACGCCTTTCCAGAGGAAGAAAGCGGCCGGGCGATGGGTTTCTTCATGAGCATCACTGCCGTCGGCATGGCGATCGGCCCGGTCATCGGCGGCTTCTTTCTGTCGTTCCTGTCGTGGCGCTGGGCGTTCTACGTCAACATTCCCGTTATCATCGCCGGTTTTCTGGTCTGCCGGGGCGCGGTTCCGGAAACGCCGCGCCTAGTCGCCGAGAAGATCGACGTGTGGGGCCTTGCGTTCCTGATACCGGGCATCGGCGTGATGGTGCTGGCCATCATGCAGGGCAACACCTGGGGCTGGGGTTCGGGCGTGATGATCGCGCTCTATGCCGCGACGCTCGTCTGCCTCGTCGGTTTCGTCGTCGCAGAGCAGCGGGTCGCCTCACCGATCGTCGACTTCAAGCTATTCCGCCACCCCTGGTTCATCAGTTCGGTGTTCGCCGGACTGGGGCTGGGCGGCTTCATCGGGATCGGTACGTTCATGCCGGCGCTCTATCTGATCAACATCCAGGGTATGCCCGCCTATGCCGCCGGCCTGATGCTGATGCCGATCACGCTTCTGGTCATGATCATCCCGCCGGCGATCGGCAAGCTGGTCGATGCGCGCGGGCCCATGGGGTTCGTGATACTGGGCGCGGTGATCCTGGTGATCTCGGCCTGCGTCCAGATCTTCTATCTGCCGGCGTCGCCGGTATGGTTCATTTTGACCGGTCTTATCCTGTTCGGCCTGGGCTGGGGTTTTCAGCAGGCCTCCACAGCGGTCGCGGCGACCAGTGCGCTGCCGCCGGAATCGGCCGGCCTGGCGCTGGGTTCTCTGTGGACGTTCTGGAACATCGCCTCGTCGATCACGCTCGCGGTCGGCGGCATGATCCTGCGCATCCTCGACCAGTCGCGTCTGGACGCGTCGCTGGCGGCTAACAACATCACGCTCAGCGACCATGAGAAACACGTGATCCGCAGCCTGTTGTCGGATCCAAGCCGCGCCGAGCAGACGCTTGGCGAACTACCCGCAAAACTGTCGACCGAGATCGCACCCCTGTTCCACGACAGTTTCATGGACGGCTATAGCGGCGCCATGACCTTCCTGGCAATTTGGTGCGCCGTCTGTCTGATCGGCTGCGTCCTGACCGCGATGCGCGGTAAGAAGCCCGTGAGTTGA
- a CDS encoding MBL fold metallo-hydrolase, translating into MSKRCLVVLLLTLLTPVPLLSAVADSAMMLTNRFAVKGDGEVNTYVFDDGETIVVVDSQRLESLAEAVAELVGDRADRVAGVLITHPHPDHVSGINVLRQAFGAPIIGSRATADELANDTMGYLALTRELYPDDSSSEPLTIDQFVADGDTLTLGDFTFEIYELGHGESVTMTLYYEASRRMLIAGDLFAVGRTPFLLDGHVLDWINQLDWLAETFDADVMVYPGHGEPGALGDLVPAQRTYLEDFVSLVAAANTDRVLSYKERQTIVDTMNERYPDHPPVAAIPDLLEQNMEAVDAELKARGNQ; encoded by the coding sequence ATGTCCAAGCGCTGCCTTGTGGTTCTTCTTCTCACCTTGCTGACGCCGGTGCCGTTGCTGTCCGCCGTGGCCGACAGCGCCATGATGCTGACCAACCGCTTTGCGGTAAAGGGCGACGGCGAGGTCAACACCTATGTCTTCGACGACGGTGAGACCATTGTCGTTGTCGATAGCCAGCGGCTGGAGTCGCTTGCCGAGGCTGTCGCGGAGCTGGTCGGCGACCGCGCCGACCGTGTCGCCGGCGTCTTGATCACCCATCCCCATCCCGATCATGTCTCCGGCATCAACGTCTTGCGCCAGGCATTCGGCGCGCCGATCATCGGTTCCCGGGCGACCGCCGACGAACTCGCCAACGACACCATGGGTTACCTTGCCCTGACGCGCGAGCTCTATCCCGATGACAGTTCGTCGGAGCCTCTGACGATCGACCAGTTCGTCGCCGACGGCGACACGCTGACGTTGGGCGATTTCACGTTCGAGATCTACGAGCTCGGTCACGGCGAATCCGTCACCATGACGCTCTATTACGAGGCTTCGCGGCGCATGCTGATCGCCGGCGACCTCTTTGCGGTCGGGCGTACGCCGTTCTTGCTCGACGGGCACGTGCTCGACTGGATCAATCAGCTCGACTGGCTGGCCGAAACCTTCGATGCCGATGTCATGGTCTATCCCGGCCACGGCGAACCTGGCGCGCTCGGCGATCTTGTTCCGGCACAGCGGACCTATCTCGAGGATTTCGTTTCGCTGGTCGCCGCCGCCAACACCGACCGTGTGTTGAGCTACAAGGAACGTCAGACCATCGTCGACACCATGAACGAACGCTACCCCGATCATCCGCCGGTCGCCGCCATCCCCGATCTCCTGGAACAGAACATGGAAGCGGTGGATGCGGAGCTGAAGGCGCGCGGCAACCAATAG
- a CDS encoding sodium-dependent bicarbonate transport family permease has translation MDGFFGLALENLGSPLILAFVLGVVAAFARSELTFPEAAAKALSIYLLFAIGFKGGVSVAEHGIDFHLGSTLAAGIILSAGLPFIAFGLLRAMTRLDRTNAAVVAAHYGSISIVTFVAGSSILETQGIAAEGFMVAVAAAMEAPAILSALWLLSSGGKSRMDGALWREILLNGSIVLLVGAFAIGMITGPDGLAEIEAFMVAPFKGALCLFLLDMGLIAGRGLRESRRLMTPGLLFFGILMPLIGALFGAGAGVLLGLSTGGVMLLMVLSASASYIAVPAAMRVAVPEADPAVYLTLSLGVTFPFNLILGLPIYLAVARAFTGG, from the coding sequence GTGGACGGTTTTTTCGGGCTGGCGTTGGAGAACTTGGGATCGCCGCTGATCCTGGCATTCGTGTTGGGTGTTGTCGCCGCCTTCGCGCGCTCCGAGTTGACCTTTCCCGAAGCCGCGGCCAAGGCGCTCTCGATCTATCTGCTTTTTGCCATCGGATTCAAAGGCGGGGTTTCCGTCGCCGAACACGGCATCGATTTTCACCTCGGCTCGACACTCGCCGCCGGCATCATTCTCTCGGCCGGCCTGCCGTTCATCGCCTTTGGTCTGCTGCGGGCGATGACGCGGTTGGACCGCACCAACGCGGCGGTGGTCGCCGCGCACTACGGCTCGATCTCCATCGTCACGTTTGTCGCCGGCAGCTCCATCCTGGAAACCCAGGGCATCGCCGCTGAAGGTTTCATGGTCGCCGTCGCCGCCGCCATGGAGGCGCCGGCGATCCTTTCGGCGCTTTGGCTGCTCAGCTCCGGCGGCAAGTCGCGTATGGATGGCGCCCTGTGGCGCGAAATTCTGCTTAACGGCTCGATCGTGCTTTTGGTCGGGGCCTTTGCCATCGGCATGATCACCGGACCCGACGGCCTTGCCGAGATAGAGGCGTTCATGGTCGCCCCGTTCAAAGGCGCGCTTTGCCTCTTCCTGCTCGACATGGGCCTGATCGCCGGGCGTGGCTTGCGGGAAAGCCGTCGCCTCATGACCCCGGGCTTGCTTTTCTTCGGTATCCTGATGCCGCTGATTGGCGCGCTGTTCGGCGCCGGGGCAGGGGTGTTGTTGGGCCTCTCGACCGGCGGGGTGATGTTGTTGATGGTGCTGTCGGCCTCGGCGTCCTATATCGCCGTCCCGGCCGCCATGCGGGTCGCCGTGCCGGAAGCCGATCCGGCCGTCTACCTTACCCTGTCGCTGGGGGTTACGTTCCCGTTCAACCTGATCCTCGGGCTACCCATCTATCTGGCCGTCGCCCGGGCCTTTACGGGGGGCTGA
- a CDS encoding tetratricopeptide repeat protein, giving the protein MRYLALLCVVTVLLAAPAQATLQDGTTAYERGDYAGAMAAWMPLAEQGLTQAQYNVGALYFDGLGVPRDVESAAQWFARAAEGGHFMSQYNIGVMYYTGVGVAQDHGEAAKWIGRAAQQGFHVAQFDLGTMYVKGEGVPLDYAAAVTWFSEAAWQGNVKAQFNLGNMHYMGRGVAQDDTIAATWFRRAAEQGHAGAQHRLAVMYYDGAGMERNLARAFLWFGLAAAQGDTVAAHNRDIVLTEMSSDQLAEAQQLANEWMAADPFHPAGTAH; this is encoded by the coding sequence ATGCGATATCTGGCCTTGTTATGTGTTGTGACCGTGCTGCTGGCGGCGCCGGCACAGGCCACGCTCCAGGACGGCACCACTGCCTACGAACGTGGCGACTACGCGGGCGCCATGGCGGCCTGGATGCCGCTCGCCGAACAAGGCCTGACCCAGGCGCAATACAACGTCGGCGCGCTCTATTTCGATGGCCTAGGTGTACCGCGCGATGTGGAAAGCGCAGCACAGTGGTTCGCGCGCGCGGCCGAAGGCGGCCACTTCATGTCGCAGTACAACATCGGTGTCATGTACTACACCGGCGTGGGTGTCGCCCAGGACCATGGCGAAGCCGCGAAGTGGATTGGCCGTGCCGCCCAACAGGGTTTCCACGTCGCCCAGTTCGACCTTGGCACTATGTACGTCAAAGGCGAGGGCGTGCCACTCGACTATGCGGCCGCCGTCACCTGGTTCTCGGAAGCAGCGTGGCAAGGCAACGTCAAGGCGCAGTTCAATTTGGGCAACATGCACTACATGGGACGCGGCGTGGCGCAGGACGACACGATCGCCGCGACGTGGTTCCGCCGCGCCGCCGAACAGGGTCATGCCGGCGCGCAGCACCGCCTGGCGGTCATGTACTATGACGGCGCCGGTATGGAGCGGAATCTCGCGCGCGCCTTCCTGTGGTTCGGCCTTGCCGCCGCCCAGGGTGACACGGTCGCCGCCCACAACCGCGATATCGTGCTGACCGAAATGTCGTCCGACCAACTGGCCGAAGCCCAGCAACTCGCAAACGAGTGGATGGCGGCCGACCCCTTCCATCCGGCAGGTACGGCGCACTGA
- the metG gene encoding methionine--tRNA ligase: MNYVTDTRQRPSWYITTAIPYVNAAPHIGFALELVQADCLARFHQAAGYDVRFQTGSDENSLKNVVAAQKAGVPTRQLVADNAQLFVRLGNALNTRADGFIRTSADARHRLGVEKLWRAADARGDIYKKSYQGLYCVGCEQFYRPDDLVDGRCPEHGTEPEEVAEENYFFRLSRYRNTLLDLITRGELAIEPAGRRNEVLRWLEDGLEDFSISRSSARAHGWGLPVPDDPDQVIYVWFDALGNYVTALDYDIEGGLYQRYWTGAERRSHVVGKGITRFHAIYWPAMLLSAGLPLPDRILVHGYVTVEGDKIGKSTGNAVDPLPVIAAHGADALRYYLLRHIRTAEDGDFSNERLAQAYDTELAGQFGNLANRVLSLIERYAGGVVPARDDGADPTALSRATEALPDIVAGHVDRFALNEALAAIWDVIGEANRHVAASEPWSLAKQIAASEDGAAAGSLQRDLDTCLHDLAAALDVIARACWPFLPEASEKLLGQLGLTSAADRRPLTGRRVRTGAVLFPR; this comes from the coding sequence ATGAATTACGTTACAGACACGCGACAACGACCGTCCTGGTACATCACGACGGCGATCCCCTATGTCAACGCGGCACCGCATATCGGTTTCGCGCTGGAGCTGGTGCAGGCCGACTGCCTGGCGCGCTTTCACCAGGCCGCCGGTTACGACGTTCGCTTCCAGACCGGTAGCGACGAGAACAGCCTGAAGAACGTTGTCGCTGCCCAGAAGGCCGGGGTGCCGACACGCCAGCTTGTCGCCGACAACGCGCAGCTCTTCGTGCGCCTGGGCAACGCGCTCAACACGCGCGCCGACGGTTTCATCCGCACCAGCGCCGATGCGCGCCATCGCCTGGGTGTCGAGAAACTGTGGCGCGCCGCCGATGCGCGCGGCGATATCTATAAGAAGTCGTACCAGGGGCTTTACTGCGTCGGCTGCGAGCAGTTCTACCGGCCCGATGACCTCGTCGACGGCCGATGTCCGGAACACGGCACCGAGCCGGAGGAAGTCGCAGAGGAGAACTACTTCTTCCGGCTTTCGCGCTATCGCAATACGTTGCTTGATCTGATCACCAGAGGCGAACTCGCGATCGAACCGGCCGGCCGCCGCAACGAGGTGCTGCGCTGGTTGGAAGACGGGCTTGAGGATTTCTCGATCTCGCGGTCGAGCGCGCGGGCCCATGGCTGGGGTCTGCCGGTGCCGGACGATCCCGACCAGGTCATCTATGTCTGGTTCGATGCCCTCGGCAACTACGTCACCGCGCTCGACTACGATATCGAAGGCGGCCTCTATCAACGCTATTGGACGGGTGCGGAACGGCGCAGCCATGTGGTCGGCAAGGGTATCACCCGGTTCCATGCGATCTATTGGCCCGCCATGCTGCTGTCGGCTGGCCTGCCGCTGCCCGACCGCATCCTGGTCCACGGCTATGTCACGGTCGAAGGCGACAAGATCGGCAAGTCGACGGGCAACGCGGTCGATCCGCTTCCCGTCATTGCCGCCCATGGCGCGGACGCGCTGCGCTATTACCTGCTGCGCCACATCCGCACCGCTGAGGACGGCGACTTCAGCAACGAGCGCCTGGCGCAAGCCTATGACACCGAGCTTGCCGGCCAGTTCGGTAACCTCGCCAACCGCGTCTTGAGTCTGATCGAACGCTACGCCGGCGGCGTCGTACCCGCACGCGACGACGGGGCCGATCCGACGGCGCTCAGCCGGGCAACAGAGGCGCTGCCTGACATTGTGGCGGGCCATGTCGATCGCTTCGCGCTCAACGAGGCACTGGCCGCGATCTGGGACGTGATCGGCGAGGCCAATCGCCATGTCGCGGCGAGCGAACCGTGGTCGCTGGCCAAGCAGATCGCAGCATCGGAGGACGGCGCTGCGGCCGGCTCGCTTCAGCGCGACCTCGACACGTGCCTGCACGATCTCGCCGCCGCCCTTGATGTCATCGCACGCGCCTGCTGGCCATTCCTGCCGGAAGCATCGGAGAAACTGCTGGGACAGCTCGGCCTGACCTCGGCCGCCGACCGCCGCCCTCTAACAGGCCGGCGGGTCAGAACCGGCGCCGTTCTATTTCCACGCTGA
- a CDS encoding GNAT family N-acetyltransferase — MHIDVIDDFSSIDDLRGQWDAVYDADPDAQFFLSSTWIFHWMVSALSNGIVLAARPGPEGSDYVAFFPLRFRTWMKKGGGFYSVVDMAGQGIADYNGAICRPEHDAEVFPAFAEQIKSFKWTEFSLNFLRMSEARADLLLGGFSPKAFRIKDESKLAISGGIDHAVAPYVDLGDDWETHLATAMSANARQKARRLLRKIENSETLRITHADATTFTRDIDILLRFWQTKWAQEKGKASVALVDVIRDMAAHCFEQGKLFVPILWDGDRALCALAILVCDNKKSYLFLLTGRDETYDDLAVGYALHAHAIRHAIEHGFKVYDFLQGNDRYKYSFGVKERTLINKAVVRKTQNQTLDMRCIDAALVRARSLQKDGKNAEAERGYRQIMQLDPQCAAAVYGLSGLLSAKGDHAQAQRLIKTLEESG, encoded by the coding sequence ATGCATATCGACGTAATCGACGACTTCTCCTCCATTGACGACCTGCGCGGCCAGTGGGACGCGGTCTATGATGCGGACCCCGACGCGCAGTTCTTTCTCTCGTCGACCTGGATCTTTCATTGGATGGTGTCGGCGCTCAGCAACGGCATCGTGCTCGCGGCGCGGCCGGGGCCCGAGGGGTCGGACTATGTCGCCTTCTTTCCGCTGCGCTTCCGCACCTGGATGAAGAAGGGCGGCGGTTTCTACAGCGTGGTCGACATGGCTGGCCAGGGCATCGCCGACTACAACGGCGCGATCTGCCGGCCCGAACACGACGCTGAGGTCTTTCCGGCGTTTGCCGAGCAGATCAAGAGCTTCAAATGGACGGAGTTCAGTCTCAATTTCCTTCGCATGTCGGAGGCGCGCGCGGACTTGCTGCTCGGTGGCTTCTCGCCAAAGGCTTTCCGTATCAAGGATGAGAGCAAACTCGCCATATCCGGTGGCATCGACCATGCGGTAGCGCCCTATGTCGACCTTGGCGATGATTGGGAAACCCATCTGGCGACCGCGATGAGCGCCAACGCGCGGCAAAAGGCGCGGCGGCTTCTAAGAAAGATCGAAAACTCCGAAACCCTGCGCATCACGCACGCGGACGCGACGACCTTTACCCGCGATATCGATATCCTGTTGCGCTTCTGGCAAACCAAATGGGCCCAGGAGAAGGGCAAGGCGTCGGTTGCGCTTGTGGATGTTATCCGCGACATGGCGGCTCACTGTTTCGAGCAAGGCAAGCTCTTCGTGCCGATACTGTGGGACGGCGACCGCGCTCTTTGCGCCCTCGCCATCCTGGTCTGCGACAACAAGAAGTCCTATCTGTTCCTGCTGACCGGCCGCGACGAAACCTATGACGATCTGGCCGTCGGCTATGCCCTGCATGCCCATGCGATCCGGCACGCGATCGAGCATGGCTTCAAGGTTTATGATTTTCTGCAGGGAAACGATCGCTACAAGTACTCGTTCGGGGTCAAGGAGCGGACGCTCATCAACAAGGCGGTCGTACGCAAGACGCAGAACCAAACGCTGGACATGCGTTGTATCGACGCGGCCCTGGTGCGCGCCCGTTCGTTGCAAAAGGACGGCAAGAACGCGGAAGCAGAACGCGGTTACCGCCAGATCATGCAGCTCGACCCGCAATGTGCCGCCGCAGTCTATGGCTTAAGCGGTCTGCTTTCGGCAAAGGGCGACCATGCACAAGCCCAGCGCCTGATCAAGACGCTTGAGGAAAGTGGATAG
- the thrS gene encoding threonine--tRNA ligase, which yields MDDNDHRAIANRMDLFHQQEEGPGMVFWHPRGFVLYRIIEDYIRGRMKQAGFREIRTPQLLARDLWEKSGHWEKFANNMFVIDDDDERAHALKPMSCPAHVQVFNKRVRSFRDLPLRLAEFGACHRNEPSGALYGLMRTRSFVQDDAHIFCAPDQIEAEVARFCRMLFAIYDDFGFREIVVAFSTRPDKRAGSDDAWDRAEAALEAAARAAELDYRIDPGEGAFYGPKLDFHLRDSHGRDWQCGTVQLDLVLPERLDANYIDSDGQRARPVMIHHAVLGSIERFIGMLLEHHGGDLPLWLAPDQVVVANITDASLDYARDVASGLEADGLRVALDLRSDRIAKKIIDARTMGIPVLAAVGEREARDNTVSLRRRDGSQQVVALGDAADVLTP from the coding sequence ATGGACGACAACGATCATAGAGCCATCGCCAACCGCATGGACCTGTTCCACCAGCAGGAGGAAGGTCCGGGCATGGTGTTCTGGCACCCCCGCGGCTTCGTGCTTTACCGCATCATCGAGGATTACATCCGCGGGCGCATGAAGCAGGCGGGCTTCCGCGAGATCCGCACGCCGCAGCTTCTGGCGCGCGACCTATGGGAGAAGAGCGGCCATTGGGAGAAGTTCGCCAACAACATGTTCGTTATCGATGACGACGACGAACGGGCCCACGCGCTGAAACCGATGAGCTGTCCGGCGCACGTCCAGGTGTTCAACAAACGGGTGCGCTCGTTCCGCGACCTTCCCTTGCGGCTTGCCGAGTTCGGCGCCTGCCACCGCAACGAGCCGTCCGGCGCGCTCTACGGGCTGATGCGCACACGCTCGTTTGTGCAGGACGACGCGCACATCTTCTGCGCGCCCGACCAGATCGAGGCCGAGGTCGCGCGGTTCTGCCGCATGCTGTTCGCGATCTATGACGATTTCGGCTTCCGCGAGATCGTGGTGGCGTTCTCGACACGGCCTGACAAACGCGCGGGATCGGACGATGCCTGGGACCGCGCCGAAGCCGCCCTGGAAGCGGCGGCCCGGGCGGCCGAGCTCGACTACCGGATCGATCCCGGCGAAGGCGCGTTCTATGGCCCGAAGCTGGACTTTCACCTGCGCGACAGTCACGGCCGCGACTGGCAGTGCGGTACCGTGCAGCTTGACCTGGTGCTGCCCGAGCGGCTCGACGCCAACTACATCGACAGCGATGGACAGCGCGCACGCCCGGTGATGATTCACCATGCCGTGTTGGGCAGCATCGAACGTTTCATCGGCATGCTGCTGGAACACCACGGCGGCGACCTGCCCTTGTGGTTGGCGCCCGATCAGGTGGTTGTCGCCAACATCACCGACGCTTCCCTGGACTACGCCCGCGACGTCGCGAGCGGCCTTGAGGCCGACGGGTTACGCGTCGCGCTCGACCTCAGGTCCGACCGCATCGCCAAGAAGATCATCGACGCACGCACCATGGGCATCCCCGTCTTGGCCGCCGTCGGTGAACGGGAAGCGCGCGACAACACGGTGTCGTTGCGCCGGCGCGACGGCAGCCAGCAGGTCGTCGCGCTTGGCGATGCGGCGGACGTTCTGACGCCATGA